In Vallitalea okinawensis, the following proteins share a genomic window:
- a CDS encoding GNAT family N-acetyltransferase: MKIFETKRLYLRELIIDDKKELMRVLSDPESMEFYPHPFSEEMVEQWIRWNIENYKKYRHGLWAVILKEGDVFIGDCGITMQSIDNEMVPEIGFHIIKKYCNKGYATEAALACKKYAFNVLNYSRIFSYTTVRNIPSQKVAEKIGMRAYKEFEKNNEKQIAQVAIKG; the protein is encoded by the coding sequence ATGAAAATATTTGAGACAAAAAGGTTATACCTTAGAGAACTAATAATTGATGATAAAAAAGAATTAATGAGAGTTCTGTCTGATCCAGAATCTATGGAATTTTACCCTCACCCATTTTCTGAGGAAATGGTAGAACAGTGGATTAGATGGAATATAGAAAACTATAAAAAATATAGACATGGACTTTGGGCGGTAATATTGAAAGAGGGTGATGTTTTTATAGGAGATTGTGGTATAACCATGCAAAGCATAGATAATGAAATGGTACCAGAAATTGGTTTCCATATCATAAAAAAATATTGTAACAAAGGTTATGCAACAGAGGCTGCTCTTGCTTGTAAAAAATATGCTTTTAATGTTTTAAATTACTCCAGAATATTTTCATATACCACAGTTCGGAACATACCATCACAAAAAGTTGCAGAGAAAATCGGTATGAGGGCATATAAAGAGTTTGAAAAGAACAATGAAAAACAAATTGCTCAAGTTGCTATCAAGGGCTAG